A genomic stretch from Thalassophryne amazonica chromosome 18, fThaAma1.1, whole genome shotgun sequence includes:
- the LOC117531187 gene encoding myosin light chain kinase, smooth muscle-like, giving the protein MDKEGKSKTFVSTFRLELKPIARTCCVEKNKGNRVDATGRTVMGNHKAEISNPTAKKTSTVCNQEVHNEVTNTDSLPENTQPSSRVSKNGRKEMKDKGVPVEFVDPPEKVEVRLGEQAVLHCDFRTISVPVACCWIYNREKVVVERPQTSVKSSENHSSVEISGACPEDTGLYTIVVKNRRGSAQHTVSLSVIDRPDPPASHPVVSQLTTQSLVLSWTGPSYDGGTAVLGYIVETKREDLDEPGSWTRVISCCKNTSHQISSGLDPTGMYRFRVRAYNSAGTSEPSRESDCIRMATAKMAKEKTETYVTVTVDTTHKVEEHYNVHEQLGVGKFGQVFRLSHKETGRECAGKFYRGRTAKERSAALKEIELMNRLHHPKLVQCLAAYSTPSELVMIMEYIAGGELFEHILDDNFEHTEPTSARYMQQILEGMQYVHKQNIVHLDLKPENIVCVDSSGTQIKIIDFGLASKLDPNKPLMVMHGTPEFVAPEVISFEPVSLETDMWSIGVICYILLSGESPFQGNSDHETLALVTAAHYEFGKESFEGISDQAKDFISSLLKKDRRCRLSCMEALAHPWLISFTPLNRNRPTKSLNKDKMRHFLAKRKWKKTGKAVVALQRMANLSNRPDSPGSASEEPAWSQEAEEAIQSMDTLLQCEPRFHQTLKDTTRPKGADAQLMCLINGYPEPIVKWLHNEQMLLESPRVTIEQHDGFCSLFLVDLEPSDSGVYVCRASNDLGEAMCSARLTVEL; this is encoded by the exons ATGGACAAAGAAGGCAAGTCGAAAACCTTTGTGTCTACGTTCCGGTTGGAACTCAAGCCTATAGCCAGAACTTGCTGTGTGGAGAAGAATAAAGGGAACAGAGTGGACGCCACGGGCAGGACGGTGATGGGAAACCACAAAGCAGAAATCTCAAATCCAACAG CAAAGAAAACGTCCACAGTGTGCAACCAGGAGGTGCACAATGAGGTCACAAACACAGACTCATTACCTGAAAACACTCAGCCATCCTCAAGAGTCTCAAAAAACGGAAGGAAAGAGATGAAAGACAAAG GGGTTCCTGTGGAGTTTGTTGACCCGCCAGAGAAGGTGGAGGTCCGATTGGGAGAGCAGGCCGTGTTGCACTGTGATTTCAGGACCATCTCTGTGCCTGTGGCCTGCTGCTGGATTTACAACAGGGAGAAG GTGGTGGTAGAACGACCGCAGACGTCTGTCAAGAGCAGTGAGAATCACAGCAGTGTGGAAATCTCTGGGGCTTGTCCAGAAGACACAGGCCTGTACACCATAGTCGTGAAAAACCGAAGAGGTTCCGCCCAGCACACCGTGTCCCTCAGCGTCATAG ACCGGCCCGATCCGCCTGCATCCCATCCCGTTGTATCCCAGCTGACTACTCAGTCCCTGGTCCTGTCCTGGACGGGTCCCAGCTACGACGGCGGCACAGCTGTGCTAGGTTACATAGTGGAAACCAAGCGAGAGGATCTGGACGAGCCTGGGAGCTGGACTCGAGTAATAAGCTGCTGTAAGAACACGTCCCATCAGATCTCCTCAGGCTTGGACCCTACGGGGATGTATCGCTTCCGTGTGCGTGCCTACAACTCCGCAGGCACCAGCGAACCGAGCAGAGAGTCTGACTGCATCAGGATGGCAACTGCGA AAATGGCAAAAGAAAAGACGGAGACCTACGTCACTGTGACAGTCGACACTACGCACAAGGTGGAGGAGCACTACAATGTGCATGAACAGCTGGGAGT TGGGAAATTTGGTCAGGTATTCCGGCTGTCCCACAAAGAGACGGGCCGGGAGTGTGCTGGCAAGTTCTACAGAGGGCGGACCGCCAAGGAGAGGAGTGCAGCCCTCAAGGAGATTGAGCTGATGAATCGTCTTCACCACCCAAAACTGGTCCAGTGTCTTGCTGCCTACAGCACACCCTCTGAGCTGGTCATGATCATGGAATA TATCGCTGGCGGCGAGCTCTTCGAGCACATCCTGGATGACAACTTTGAGCACACGGAGCCCACCAGCGCCCGCTACATGCAGCAGATCCTGGAGGGCATGCAGTACGTTCACAAACAGAACATTGTCCACCTCGACCTCAAGCCGGAGAACATAGTGTGCGTGGACAGCAGCGGCACACAGATCAAGATCATTGATTTCGGCCTCGCTAGTAAACTGG ATCCTAATAAACCACTGATGGTGATGCACGGCACGCCTGAATTTGTGGCCCCTGAGGTGATCAGCTTTGAGCCTGTGAGCCTTGAGACGGACATGTGGAGTATCGGCGTTATCTGCTATATCTT GCTCAGTGGAGAATCTCCATTCCAAGGGAACAGTGACCATGAAACTCTGGCCCTTGTAACAGCCGCACATTACGAATTTGGCAAAGAGAGTTTTGAAGGTATTTCTGATCAAGCCAAGGACTTCATCAGCTCCCTGCTGAAGAAAGACAGAAG GTGCAGGTTGTCTTGTATGGAGGCACTGGCCCACCCCTGGTTGATCTCCTTCACCCCCCTGAACCGCAACAGACCCACAAAGTCCCTCAACAAGGACAAGATGAGGCATTTCCTGGCAAAACGCAAGTGGAAG AAAACTGGCAAGGCTGTTGTAGCCCTGCAGCGGATGGCAAACCTCTCAAACAGGCCCGACTCTCCTGGCAGCGCCTCAGAGG AACCAGCTTGGAGCCAGGAAGCTGAAGAGGCCATCCAGTCCATGGACACTCTGCTTCAGTGTGAGCCTCGTTTCCACCAGACCCTGAAAGACACGACCCGTCCCAAAGGAGCAGACGCTCAGCTAATGTGTCTCATCAATG